The following are encoded together in the Xiphophorus hellerii strain 12219 chromosome 3, Xiphophorus_hellerii-4.1, whole genome shotgun sequence genome:
- the LOC116716885 gene encoding macrophage mannose receptor 1-like, producing MMNVGFSLLMIAGLLAVSALQADQTIRQFRYVGLAKNWSDAQTYCRDRFSDLASILNAANGTKARQAAGTSQVWIGLFNGTWKWSQDENQFPPSRSGSMFTMWSFNEPQDRKCTLLSKSGYWSAKDCGDLNEFLCYDGSSDSNVLVKQKMSWSDAQAYCRGTHTDLTTIRDVAKSFWMTTLLPDSTFNLQTLSMSPLAVAWIGLHRSDWAWSDGSSASYWPWATQGATEQTNCVTMDSSSGSWFQQSCSDRFSFLCSADVVPSAARALKIRLEAGNADLNDAAVQESILQQLRTKMEEQGVAEEVKLSWRIQPDGKVFHRQQEETAPPACEAETCHSV from the exons ATGATGAACGTTGGATTCTCCCTCCTGATGATCGCAG GCCTCCTGGCCGTCTCTGCTCTGCAGGCGGATCAAACCATCCGGCAGTTCCGTTACGTTGGCCTGGCGAAGAACTGGAGCGACGCCCAGACCTACTGCCGGGACAGGTTCTCCGACCTGGCCTCCATCCTGAACGCCGCCAACGGCACCAAGGCCCGGCAGGCGGCAGGGACCTCCCAGGTCTGGATCGGACTCTTTAACGGCACCTGGAAGTGGTCCCAGGATGAGAACCAGTTTCCCCCCAGCAGAAGCGGCTCCATGTTCACCATGTGGAGCTTCAACGAGCCGCAGGACCGGAAATGCACGTTGCTCAGTAAAAGCGGGTACTGGTCGGCCAAGGACTGTGGAGACCTGAACGAGTTTTTATGTTATGATG GTTCCTCTGACAGCAACGTCCTGGTGAAGCAGAAGATGAGCTGGTCTGATGCTCAGGCTTACTGCAGGGGAACGCACACAGACCTGACCACCATCAGAGATGTCGCCAAGAGCTTCTGGATGACCACCCTCCTGCCTGACTCCACTTTCAACTTACAGACCCTCAGCATGAGCCCCCTAGCGGTGGCCTGGATCGGTCTGCACCGGTCCGACTGGGCGTGGTCCGACGGCAGCAGCGCCTCCTACTGGCCCTGGGCCACCCAGGGCGCTACAGAGCAGACCAACTGTGTGACGATGGACTCCTCCAGCGGCAGCTGGTTCCAGCAGTCCTGCAGCGACAGATTCAGCTTCCTCTGCAGCGCCG ACGTCGTTCCGTCAGCGGCCAGGGCGCTGAAGATTCGTCTGGAGGCCGGAAATGCAGACCTGAACGACGCCGCCGTGCAGGAATCCATCCTGCAGCAG CTGAGGACGAAGATGGAGGAGCAGGGAGTGGCAGAGGAGGTGAAGCTCAGCTGGAGGATTCAACCTGACGGGAAGGTTTTCCACCGGCAGCAGGAGGAAACAGCGCCCCCTGCCTGCGAGGCGGAAACATGCCACTCAGTTTAA
- the LOC116716880 gene encoding anionic trypsin-2-like, whose translation MALLKVLLLLGLGVSVNSGSVSLQKRIVGGHDCHDNERWYHVKIMENGNHICGGSLISERWVLTAAHCVRSSNILIQLGRHPATARRQLEFVSHTVVFGHNHDIALVRLRSPTAILPVRLPDCQARLRIGDEVQLAGYATTMTGRYLQRIPAPMTLRLQCVNMNVVGFQRNAAYGNVFLVRAPNRDACPGDSGGGVVHNNMLYGVISFTGNRNYACRAPVGVMDVCVYLQLINQQVFPGLHVSD comes from the exons atggctctgctgaaggttctgctgctgctggggctgg gtgtCTCGGTGAACTCTGGCTCCGTCTCACTGCAAAAGAGGATTGTTGGCGGTCATGATTGCCATGACAACGAGCGTTGGTATCACGTGAAGATCATGGAGAACGGCAATCATATCTGCGGAGGCTCTCTGATCAGCGAGCGCTGGGTTCTGACGGCGGCTCACTGCGTGAGATCGAG TAACATCTTGATCCAGCTGGGGCGCCATCCTGCCACCGCACGCCGCCAGCTGGAGTTTGTGAGCCACACCGTCGTCTTTGGACACAACCACGACATCGCTTTGGTGAGGCTTCGGTCGCCGACGGCCATCTTGCCCGTCCGGCTGCCCGACTGTCAGGCGCGTCTGAGAAT TGGTGATGAAGTCCAGCTGGCCGGGTACGCAACAACAATGACCGGCCGCTACTTACAGCGAA TCCCTGCTCCCATGACTCTTCGTCTTCAGTGCGTCAACATGAACGTCGTCGGCTTCCAAAGAAACGCTGCATACGGAAACGTCTTCCTGGTCCGAGCGCCAAACAGAGACGCCTGTCCT GGCGACTCTGGAGGAGGAGTGGTGCACAACAACATGCTTTATGGAGTAATTTCATTCACTGGCAATAGAAACTACGCCTGCCGCGCTCCAGTTGGGGTGATGGATGTTTGTGTATACCTGCAGCTCATCAACCAGCAAGTGTTCCCCGGTCTTCATGTTTCTGATTAA